From Cupriavidus oxalaticus:
GCGATTTCTCGTAGTTCACTTCTTCCACGTTGCCGTTGAAATCGGTGAACGGGCCGTCCTTGACGCGCACCATTTCGCCCACTTCGAACAGCGTCTTGGGACGCGGCTTCTCGACCCCTTCCTGCATCTGGGTCATGATCTTGTCGACTTCGCGCTGCGAAATCGGGCTCGGGCGGTTGCGTGCGCCGCCCACGAAACCAGTGACCTTGCTGGTGTTCTTCACCAGGTGCCAGGTTTCGTCGGTCATTTCCATTTCCACCAGCACGTAGCCCGGGAAGAAACGACGCTCGGTGACCGACTTGTGGCCGCCCTTGATTTCCACGACTTCTTCGGACGGCACCAGGATGCGGCCAAACTTGTCCTGCATCTCGGCGCGCTCGATGCGCTCCTGCAGCGCGCGCTGCACGCTCTTCTCCATGCCGGAGTAGGCATGCACGACATACCAGCGCTTCTTCGACGAAGGCGATTCCGGCGCGGTGGTTTCCTGCTGAGCGTTATCGGTCATGTGCTACCTCTTATTTCCAGCCCAGCACGAGCGAGAACACAACCCACTCGATGAGCTTGTCCGCCGACCACAAGAACAGTGCCATCACTACGACGAAGACAAACACCAGGCCCGTCATCTGTCCGGCTTCCTTGCGCGTCGGCCAGACGACCTTGCGAACTTCCCGATACGATTCCTTGGCGAACCCAATGAAGTCCTTGCCCGGTGCCGACACCAGTGCAACGACGACACCCAGTGCAATACCGCCGAACAGCGCAGCGCCACGTACATAAGACGGTTGCTGTGCGAGTGCATAGAAACCGATGACGCCGGCAACCACCAGCAGCACCGCGACGCCGAGCATCCACTTGCCGCTGTTGGCGTTCACGGTTTCAACATTGGGATTGGCCATGTTTCGCAAACGAGACTAAGCCGCGTCACGATTGCTCCTCGCGACGCGGCTGATTGATTTGGCAGGGGCAGAGGGAATCGAACCCCCAACCTTCGGTTTTGGAGACCGACGCTCTGCCAGTTGAGCTATACCCCTAAAACTACTGAGAGCTGACGCTAGCGCCAACCCTTTCTGGCAACGAACGCGGCCGGTTGGTGCCGCGTTCGCAATCGAACAACTTAGTCGAGGATCTTTGCCACGACGCCGGCGCCGACGGTACGGCCACCTTCGCGGATAGCGAAGCGCAGGCCTTCTTCCATGGCGATCGGGGCGATCAGCTTGACGGTGATCGACACGTTGTCACCCGGCATGACCATTTCCTTGTCCTTCGGCAGCTCGATCGAGCCGGTCACGTCGGTCGTACGGAAGTAGAACTGCGGGCGGTAGTTGTTGAAGAACGGGGTGTGACGGCCGCCTTCGTCCTTCGACAGGATGTACACCTCGCCGGTGAAGTGCGTGTGCGGCTTGATCGAACCCGGCTTGCACAGCACCTGGCCGCGCTCGACGTCTTCACGCTTGGTGCCGCGCAGCAGCAGACCGACGTTGTCGCCAGCCTGGCCCTGGTCCAGCAGCTTGCGGAACATTTCCACGCCGGTGCAGGTGGTCTTCACGGTCGGGCGGATACCGACGATTTCGATTTCTTCGCCGACCTTGATGATGCCGCGCTCGATACGGCCGGTCACCACGGTGCCGCGACCCGAGATCGAGAACACGTCTTCCACCGGCATCAGGAAGGTACCGTCAACGGCACGCTCCGGCGTCGGGATGTAGGTGTCCAGCGCGTCGGCCAGGCGCATGATGGCTTCTTCGCCCAGGTCGCCCTTGTCGCCTTCCAGGGCCAGCTTGGCCGAACCCTTGATGATCGGGGTGTCGTCGCCGGGGAACTCGTACTTGCTCAGCAGCTCGCGAACTTCCATCTCGACCAGCTCGAGCAGTTCAGCGTCGTCCACCATGTCGCACTTGTTCAGGAACACGATGATGTACGGCACGCCAACCTGACGGGCCAGCAGGATGTGCTCGCGCGTCTGCGGCATCGGGCCGTCAGCGGCCGAGCACACCAGGATCGCGCCGTCCATCTGGGCGGCACCCGTGATCATGTTCTTCACGTAGTCGGCGTGGCCCGGGCAGTCAACGTGCGCGTAGTGGCGGTTGGCCGTCTCGTACTCGACGTGGGCGGTATTGATGGTAATACCGCGTGCCTTCTCTTCCGGCGCTGCGTCGATTTCGTCGTACTTCTTGGCGGCACCGCCGAACTTGGCAGCCAGCACCGTGGCGATCGCTGCGGTCAGCGTGGTCTTGCCATGGTCAACGTGACCAATCGTACCAACGTTCACGTGCGGCTTGGTCCGCTCGAACTTTTCCTTTGCCATTGCGCGACTCCTGTCTCGGTAGCGATGATGCCAGTGCGGTGGTGTTTGGTGCCCATGGGCAGGATCGAACTGCCGACCTCTCCCTTACCAAGGGAGTGCTCTACCACTGAGCCACATGGGCGAAACTAGACGTACTACTTTATGACAACAACCGCGCGACTGGAGCGGGTGAAGGGAATCGAACCCTCGTCGTAAGCTTGGAAGGCTTCTGCTCTACCATTGAGCTACACCCGCCCGGTTCTTTCCTGCTTCTTCACCGGCATTGCCGGCTGCTGTCTTGCATTCTGGTGGAGAGGGCTGGATTCGAACCAGCGTAGGCGTAAGCCAACAGATTTACAGTCTGCCCCCTTTAGCCACTCGGGCACCTCTCCGCAGAGAACTATCGATTATGGGGCTGTTCACCTCGCCTGTCAAGCACTTTCCGTTGCGGATGCTGTACTTGTTTCAGGCCAGGGAAGGCGTTCCAGCGTGGCGCTTGATGCCGCCTGATCGCTCCCACAAGCGTAGATTAGATTTCTACGTTCTCACCCTATAGGGGCTTCGCAAAACGGCTCCTGGAGGCTCTGGAGCTGCCTCGTCGCGCTGTGGGGCGACACGCAATCAGCCGAGCGGAAAAGCAAAAACCCCTCGCAGCACACGCTGTCGAGGGGTTTTGCACAATAAGAGCCTGGCGATGACCTACTTTCACACGGGTAATCCGCACTATCATCGGCGCGGAGCTGTTTCACGGTCCTGTTCGGGATGGGAAGGGGTGGTTCCAGCTCGCTATGGTCACCAGGCATGAGGGGTTGTGGCGCTGGGGTTCAAGCCAGCGTCACGAATCGGGATGTAGTTGGGGTTGTGCGTATCTGGCACAGACACGATCACACACACCAGGTGAAACACACTGGTTATAGGATCAAGCCTTACGGGCAATTAGTACTGGTTAGCTTAACGCATTACTGCGCTTCCACACCCAGCCTATCAACGTCCTGGTCTCGAACGACCCTTCAAGGAGGTCAAGCCTCCAGGGAATCCTCATCTTCAGGCGAGTTTCCCGCTTAGATGCTTTCAGCGGTTATCTCTTCCGTACATAGCTACCCTGCGATGCCTCTGGCGAGACAACAGGTACACCAGCGGTACGTCCACTCCGGTCCTCTCGTACTAGGAGCAGCCCCCGTCAAGATTCCAACGCCCACGGCAGATAGGGACCAAACTGTCTCACGACGTTTTAAACCCAGCTCACGTACCTCTTTAAATGGCGAACAGCCATACCCTTGGGACCGGCTACAGCCCCAGGATGAGATGAGCCGACATCGAGGTGCCAAACACCGCCGTCGATATGAACTCTTGGGCGGTATCAGCCTGTTATCCCCAGAGTACCTTTTATCCGTTGAGCGATGGCCCTTCCATTCAGAACCACCGGATCACTATGTCCTGCTTTCGCACCTGCTCGACTTGTCGGTCTCGCAGTTAAGCACGCTTTTGCCATTGCACTTTAGGTACGATGTCCGACCGTACCAAGCGTACCTTCGAACTCCTCCGTTACACTTTGGGAGGAGACCGCCCCAGTCAAACTGCCTACCATGCACTGTCCCCGACCCGGATTCACGGGCCAAGGTTAGAACCTCAAACAAACCAGGGTGGTATTTCAAGGACGGCTCCACGTGAACTGGCGTCCACGCTTCAAAGCCTCCCACCTATCCTACACAGATCGGTTCAAAGTCCAATGCAAAGCTACAGTAAAGGTTCATGGGGTCTTTCCGTCTAGCCGCGGGGAGATTGCATCATCACAAACACTTCAACTTCGCTGAGTCTCGGGAGGAGACAGTGTGGCCATCGTTACGCCATTCGTGCAGGTCGGAACTTACCCGACAAGGAATTTCGCTACCTTAGGACCGTTATAGTTACGGCCGCCGTTTACCGGGACTTCAATCAAGAGCTTGCACCCCATCATTTAATCTTCCGGCACCGGGCAGGCGTCACACCCTATACGTCCACTTTCGTGTTTGCAGAGTGCTGTGTTTTTATTAAACAGTCGCAGCCACCATTTTATTGCAACCCCTTCACCCTTCTGGCGCAGGCCAGTCAAGCTACCAGGGCGTACCTTATCCCGAAGTTACGGTACCAATTTGCCGAGTTCCTTCTCCCGAGTTCTCTCAAGCGCCTTAGAATACTCATCTCGCCCACCTGTGTCGGTTTGCGGTACGGTCTCGTATGACTGAAGCTTAGAGGCTTTTCTTGGAACCACTTCCAATTGCTTCGCAGCACTAGGCCGCTCGCCCCACATCCTTGAATCCCGCGCCCGGATTTGCCTGAGCGCCTTCTCCAATGCAGGGACCGGGACTTCCAACACCCGGACAACCTTCCGCGATCCGTCCCCCCATCGCATCATACGACGGTGCAGGAATATTAACCTGCTTCCCATCAGCTACGCATCTCTGCCTCGCCTTAGGGGCCGACTCACCCTACGCCGATGAACGTTGCGTAGGAAACCTTGGGCTTACGGCGAGGGGGCCTTTCACCCCCTTTATCGCTACTCATGTCAGCATTCGCACTT
This genomic window contains:
- the nusG gene encoding transcription termination/antitermination protein NusG, translated to MTDNAQQETTAPESPSSKKRWYVVHAYSGMEKSVQRALQERIERAEMQDKFGRILVPSEEVVEIKGGHKSVTERRFFPGYVLVEMEMTDETWHLVKNTSKVTGFVGGARNRPSPISQREVDKIMTQMQEGVEKPRPKTLFEVGEMVRVKDGPFTDFNGNVEEVNYEKSRLRVSVTIFGRATPVELEFGQVEKV
- the secE gene encoding preprotein translocase subunit SecE; protein product: MANPNVETVNANSGKWMLGVAVLLVVAGVIGFYALAQQPSYVRGAALFGGIALGVVVALVSAPGKDFIGFAKESYREVRKVVWPTRKEAGQMTGLVFVFVVVMALFLWSADKLIEWVVFSLVLGWK
- the tuf gene encoding elongation factor Tu, encoding MAKEKFERTKPHVNVGTIGHVDHGKTTLTAAIATVLAAKFGGAAKKYDEIDAAPEEKARGITINTAHVEYETANRHYAHVDCPGHADYVKNMITGAAQMDGAILVCSAADGPMPQTREHILLARQVGVPYIIVFLNKCDMVDDAELLELVEMEVRELLSKYEFPGDDTPIIKGSAKLALEGDKGDLGEEAIMRLADALDTYIPTPERAVDGTFLMPVEDVFSISGRGTVVTGRIERGIIKVGEEIEIVGIRPTVKTTCTGVEMFRKLLDQGQAGDNVGLLLRGTKREDVERGQVLCKPGSIKPHTHFTGEVYILSKDEGGRHTPFFNNYRPQFYFRTTDVTGSIELPKDKEMVMPGDNVSITVKLIAPIAMEEGLRFAIREGGRTVGAGVVAKILD